TTGTCAAGGATATGATTTAGGTGTTGTAGTATCATTTGGTCATTTAATACCAGAGAAGATCATTAAATCTTTTCCAAAGTAAGTgtttaaaaaatgatttaaaactgTGAATATTCCTTTTGGCTTAGTTTTGTCACTCAGAAGGCCGaagaatatttaaacaaaaggttaggaaataaatatatttagtaaaataataCCGTTTTTAATTTACAGTGGTATGATTAATGTGCATGCCAGTTTATTACCTCGTTGGCGTGGTGCTGCGCCCATTATCTATGCTATAATGCAAGCAGATGCGCATACTGGAGTGTCTATTATGAAAATTGAACCAAAACACTTCGACGTCGGTGATGTAAGTTTTTCGGCGTGGTTATTCCAGCTGATTTATATTTCAAAGCTTTTTTCTCAAGGTGTTGGCGCAACGTGAAATACCAATAAGAGCAGATATTCTTATGCCGGAACTTCATACAAAACTCGCACAAGAAGGCGCCAACTTGCTGATtaatactttaaataatttctcaAGCTGTTTGGAATCTGCAACAAAGCAAAATAATGAGCTTGCTACATTTGgtaataattcaatattataTTGAACCTTTCTATTAATGTCGAATGCTGTTTTTCTATAGCACCCAAAATAACATCGGCCATTACGAATGTGAATTGGTCTCAATTGAGCGCAGAACAAGTACATCGTAGATTTCGTGCACTCTTTAGCTTTAAGCACTTAAATACGAGATTTCAGAATAAAAACATTCAATTGATTGATGTTAAACTACCTGCGGTAAAAGAGGTCCCTACTTCTTTAGCTAATGTGGAATGTGGCTCGTTTTTGTACGATCGAAATAAACGTGTGCTTACAGTCCGTTGTGCCGACAGTACACACTTGGAAATACATCAACTACGTGTCGAAGGCAAAAAAATTATGACTGCAACAGAATTTAATAACGGATTCctcaaacaaataaattccaCTAAAATACTGTCCTTTACAAGTAAATAAAGTTCATTTGACTTGTTAACAAGAATTTATTACTTTAACAATTTTGACGAtaataggttttttttttatactcttgcaacatgttgctacatagTGTATCAGTTTGCTTTTTATAAAGATGTGTGAAATTCAACCTAGATTCGAGGGTTTAACTTCCTTTGTATCTGCCGGTTGCGCTGTAGTTTTTTGCATTAGATTTTTACTGAACCAAACAGGACGTGGCTTTTCCATTTCCACTACGCGCACTTTCCGATCATTGCTTCCGTTTTCATTTTTCTCGAGTTGTTCACCTTGGTAAAGTACCACAACTTCGTGTTCAATTGGCTCCAGTCCCaacttttgttcaattttttcttgCATTAACCGTGTTTCCTGCTCAACTTTTTTGTAACAGTGAGCtagaattaaatattatttatctaTTTCCTACATAATAATGAAATAGTTTTAACTTACGACATAGTACTCCCAGTTCGTGATCATGACCACATTGATTGCATGAGCGCAAGTTGGTTTTAGCAACCAACGGCTTCCAATTATATCCAGGCAAACCAAATTTTCGATTTAATCGTTTTTCAATGGTACGACGATGCTTCGGCACAGCCCACAAAATGCCATCACCTAACAGATTCTTAAGGCTAAATCTATCAGATTTCTTTTTGTCTGATGTATCCACTGGTGCATTCAATCCAACATTAGGCATGCCGACTAAAGCCAACTCCACTGTGTAAGAAAAACATGATTAAATAACCAACAATTTGTCGTATTCCAATTGTTTGAACATACATGGCGGTTGGCCGCGGTGTCCGAAAAATATAAACCTTTCAAGGCGATTTAGGAAGGAATTTAGACTTTGATAGatatttcgcgacatttttattaatatttttattttaagaaaatatatacaatttttcaaagaaattcaagcagtaaatgaaaaattaaatgacagCACGAACAGctgttctgtattttttttgttcatcgGCAACATGCATGCTGCGATTTGACAATAATGACCAAGTAGAAATCGAACCAAGTTATGAAGAATTTGCTAACAATTTGTATAATGTGAATTTTCGAGTTGACGAACGAAATACTAAATTGTATCGATTGATTAACGTCGTGTTTCTATAATTCGACTTTGCTAACTAATAAAGAAATTGTATAATATAATTATGATCTCATTTGCAAGTTTATATCTCGTTAACAGTTCTCACTAACTTTACATGTAGATGGCGCTCCTAAAACATAACTATTATGGATGGCAACGTCAATCAGCTGTTCTTACAGATGTTTTGCATATtgtgaaagtaaaataaaaaaacatgcaAGT
The sequence above is drawn from the Bactrocera tryoni isolate S06 chromosome 1, CSIRO_BtryS06_freeze2, whole genome shotgun sequence genome and encodes:
- the LOC120778252 gene encoding methionyl-tRNA formyltransferase, mitochondrial isoform X1 is translated as MLCINNFKLNFFKYRRKINESVNLILSQNRWKCQQSQSAQLIKNSKLKVLFFGTDTFSLPSLQALHNNYSYSRTESNLLGVVTSFKNPANCVRTYAEQKQLTLYRWPVLPEDCQGYDLGVVVSFGHLIPEKIIKSFPNGMINVHASLLPRWRGAAPIIYAIMQADAHTGVSIMKIEPKHFDVGDVLAQREIPIRADILMPELHTKLAQEGANLLINTLNNFSSCLESATKQNNELATFAPKITSAITNVNWSQLSAEQVHRRFRALFSFKHLNTRFQNKNIQLIDVKLPAVKEVPTSLANVECGSFLYDRNKRVLTVRCADSTHLEIHQLRVEGKKIMTATEFNNGFLKQINSTKILSFTSK
- the LOC120778252 gene encoding methionyl-tRNA formyltransferase, mitochondrial isoform X2, with amino-acid sequence MLCINNFKLNFFKYRRKINESVNLILSQNRWKCQQSQSAQLIKNSKLKVLFFGTDTFSLPSLQALHNNYYSRTESNLLGVVTSFKNPANCVRTYAEQKQLTLYRWPVLPEDCQGYDLGVVVSFGHLIPEKIIKSFPNGMINVHASLLPRWRGAAPIIYAIMQADAHTGVSIMKIEPKHFDVGDVLAQREIPIRADILMPELHTKLAQEGANLLINTLNNFSSCLESATKQNNELATFAPKITSAITNVNWSQLSAEQVHRRFRALFSFKHLNTRFQNKNIQLIDVKLPAVKEVPTSLANVECGSFLYDRNKRVLTVRCADSTHLEIHQLRVEGKKIMTATEFNNGFLKQINSTKILSFTSK
- the LOC120778263 gene encoding 39S ribosomal protein L32, mitochondrial, giving the protein MSRNIYQSLNSFLNRLERFIFFGHRGQPPLELALVGMPNVGLNAPVDTSDKKKSDRFSLKNLLGDGILWAVPKHRRTIEKRLNRKFGLPGYNWKPLVAKTNLRSCNQCGHDHELGVLCPHCYKKVEQETRLMQEKIEQKLGLEPIEHEVVVLYQGEQLEKNENGSNDRKVRVVEMEKPRPVWFSKNLMQKTTAQPADTKEVKPSNLG